In Caretta caretta isolate rCarCar2 chromosome 20, rCarCar1.hap1, whole genome shotgun sequence, a single window of DNA contains:
- the GIPC1 gene encoding PDZ domain-containing protein GIPC1, whose translation MPLGLGRRKKAPPLVENEEAEPIRGSLGGVEVGSGGRVAALQPGLPPPPASLRPRLVFHTQLAHGSPTGRIEGFTNVKELYSKIAEAFKIPPAEVMFCTLNTHKVDMDKLLGGQIGLEDFIFAHTKGQRKEVEVFKSEEALGLTITDNGAGYAFIKRIKEGSVIDRIQVINVGDMIESINGQSLIGCRHYEVAKMLKDLPKGRTFTLKLTEPRKAFDMISQRAAGGKHNSSSQLGTGRGTLRLRAKGPATVEEQLSAFEERAIEKVDDLLESYMGIRDTELAATMVELGKDKQNPDEFAEALDERLGDFAFPDEFVFDVWGAIGDAKVGRY comes from the exons ATGCCGCTCGGACTAGGCCGCCGGAAGAAGGCCCCTCCGCTGGTAGAGAATGAGGAGGCTGAACCCATTCGTGGCAGcttgggtggggtggaggtgggcagTGGTGGCAGGGTGGCAGCCCTGCAGCCCGGCCTGCCGCCGCCTCCTGCCAGCCTCCGCCCTCGACTGGTGTTCCACACTCAGCTGGCCCATGGCAGCCCCACTGGCAGGATCGAGGGCTTCACCAATGTCAAGGAGCTGTACAGCAAAATTGCAGAGGCTTTCAAGATCCCACCAGCTgag GTGATGTTCTGCACCTTAAACACCCACAAAGTGGACATGGACAAGCTGTTGGGTGGCCAGATCGGTCTGGAGGACTTCATCTTTGCACACACGAAGGGCCAGAGGAAGGAGGTGGAGGTCTTCAAGTCCGaggaggccctgggtctgaccatCACTGACAATGGAGCCGGCTATGCGTTCATTAAG AGGATCAAGGAAGGGAGCGTCATAGATCGGATCCAGGTCATCAATGTGGGCGACATGATCGAGTCCATCAACGGGCAGAGCCTCATCGGCTGCCGGCACTACGAGGTTGCCAAGATGCTCAAGGACCTGCCCAAAGGCCGCACCTTCACGCTGAAGCTTACAGAGCCCCGGAAGGCATTCG ATATGATCAGCCAGCGGGCTGCAGGAGGCAAGCACAACAGTAGCTCCCAGCTGGGCACTGGCAGAGGGACCCTACGGCTGCGGGCCAAGGGGCCTGCCACCGTGGAGGAGCAG ctgtCTGCGTTTGAGGAGAGGGCTATTGAGAAGGTGGACGACCTGCTGGAGAGCTACATGGGCATCCGCGACACAGAGCTGG CTGCCACCATGGTAGAGCTGGGGAAGGACAAGCAGAACCCTGACGAGTTCGCTGAGGCGCTGGATGAGCGGCTGGGTGACTTTGCCTTCCCCGACGAGTTCGTCTTTGACGTGTGGGGCGCCATCGGGGATGCCAAGGTTGGGCGCTACTAG